Below is a window of Thermodesulfomicrobium sp. WS DNA.
CCGCAGGGTTGTGATCGCTGGCCGCGCCGAGGAAAGCCTGGCGCAAGGCCGGGTCCACGAGCAGGCGGCGGCTTTCGCCGTGCTCCACCACCCGCCCCCCGGCCACGAGGTAGGCGCGCGTGGATGCCGCAAGCGCCCGGGCGGCATTTTGCTCCACCAGCAAAATGGCCGTGCCGGAACGCGAAAGCGCGTGGATGATGGCAAAAATCTCGTCAGTCACCTTGGGCGCAAGACCCAGGCTCGGCTCATCGAGCAGGAGCAGCCGCGGCCGGGCCATGAGGGCGCGGCCCATGGCCAGCATCTGCTGCTCGCCCCCGGACAGGGTGCCGGCCGCCTGCCGGCGGCGCTCGGCCAGACGCGGAAAGCGCGCAAAGACCTCCTCCATGCGCCGCGCCTCTTCCTCACGGGAGAGACGCAGCACGAGGCTCCCCAGGCGCAGGTTTTCCTCCACGCTCAGATGGGCAAACACCTCCCGGCCTTCAGGAGAAAGGGCCAGGCCCAAACGGACCATGGCGGCCGGCGAGGCCCCCAACACCTCGCGGCCATCCACCCGCACGCTGCCGCCGCTTGCCCGCACCAACCCCATGATGGCGCGCAGGGTGGTGGTCTTGCCCGCGCCATTGGCGCCCACCAAGGCCACGGTCTCTGCGGCGCCCACGGAGAAATCCATGCCGCGAACCGCCTCGGCGGTGCCAAAATGTACGCTCAGACCGCGAACTTCCAGCATCAGGCCACCACCTCCATCTGGCCGAGGTACGCCTCCAGCACCAAGGGATTGCGCTGCACTTGCGCCGGCGTCCCCACCGCGATGCGCCGGCCCCCGTCCAAGACCACCACCTGATCCGCCAGGCGCATGACCATGTCCATGTCGTGCTCCACCAGGAGCACCGTGCGGCCGGCCCGCCGCAGACGCACCAGTTCCGCTTCCACGGTCTCGGTCTCCGCGCGGTTGAGCCCGGCCACCGGCTCGTCGAGCACCAGCACGAGGGGATCGGCCACCAGGGCGCGGGCAAGCTCCAGCCGCTTTTTGTCTCCGTAGGAGAGCACCCCGGCGGGCCACCGCGCCTTGGCGGCCAAACCCAAACGGTCCAAGGCCTCCAGGGCGGCCAGACGGCAGGCGCGCTCGGCATGGCGGGCCGCCGGCAGGCGGAGGATTGCCGCGGTGAGCGAAAAGGGCGTGCGCGCCACCAGCCCGGCCAGGACATTGGCGAGCACCGTCTCGTGCGGGGCAAGGCGCAGGTTCTGAAAGGTTCGGGCAAGCCCCAGACGGACGATGGCGTGGGTGGGGAGCATGGTGAGTTCGTGCTCCCCCAGACGGATGGAGCCGGCATCCACCCGGCGCACGCCAAAGAGACAATCGAGCAAGGTGCTTTTGCCGGCACCGTTAGGCCCGATGAGGGCGGTAATGCTCCCAGGAGTCACGGCAAAGCCCACGCCATCCAAGGCAGTGAGACCGCCGAAGCGCTTGGTCACCCCCTCAAGCCGCAGCATCGCTTCTGCCTCGCTGCGCACGCCACCAGGCCAGGGCGACAGCCTGGCGGATGCCCCGGATCATCCCCTGCGGGGCCACCAGTAAAATGGCCACCAAGATGCCGCCATGGACGAACTCCTTGTAGGTTTCCGCCAGCTCGGAAAACTCCGGCAAGAGCACGATCACCGCAGCCCCCAGCACCGATCCCCACACCGAGCCCATGCCGCCCAAGACCACCATGATGGCCAAATCCGTGGACACGAAGATGCCAAAGGAATCCGGGCTCACGAACCCGTAGGTATGGGCGAAAAGCGAGCCCGCCACCGCAGCGAGCACCGCCGACAAAGTCCATAAAAAGACCTTGGCGCGCGCCACCGGCACCCCCAGGCAGGCGGCGCAGACCTCGTCGGCCGCAAGCACCATGAGACCTCGGCCAGGCAGGCTCCGCACCAAATTGAGTCCTCCAAACATGACCACCAGCACCACGAGCCAGAGAACCACATGGAGCCGCACCGGGTCGTCCACGGCCCACTGCGCCACGGTCAAGGGTGGAATCCCTGCCAAGCCGCTGGGGCCGCCGGTCCACCGGTCCTCCTGCAAGAGCACGTGATGGACCACCACGTTGCAGGCCAAGGTGGCCATGGCCAAGGCATGGCCGGAGAGGCGCAAAAGCGGGACTCCTACCGCCAGGGAAAGCCCGGCCGCGGCCGCCACCGCCACCGCCAGGGCCAGCCACGGCGACCAGCCGGCATGCACGGTGAGGATGCCCGAGGTGTACGCCCCCACGGCCATGAAGGCCGCGTGCCCCAAGGAAATCTGGCCGGTACATCCCATAAACAGATTGAGCCCCAACACCGCGATACTCATCAGGGCGATGCGGTTGGTCAGCCCCATGGTGTAGGGATTGTCCGTGTACCACGGAAAAAGCAGCACCGCGCCGGCAGCCGCAAGCACCCCCAACCCCAGCCGATGGGACCAAAAAAAATGCAGCCACCGGGCCCGCGTCAGGCCGTCCACAAAAACCTCCTGCACATGCCGCCCGGGAGATACGGCACCCGCAAATCCATAATCGATTGCCACGCCGTTGTCATTGGCGCACGATCCCGCTCGGCCGCCAGCAGAGCACCAGCACCAGCACCACAAACGCCAAGGCATCCTTGTAGGCGCTGGAGACGTACGCCGCGGCCAGGGATTCCACCAACCCGAGCAGCACGCCTCCTGCCACCGCTCCCGGAAAGGAGCCAAAGCCACCCAAGATGGCGGCGGCAAAGCCCTTGAGCCCCAAGAGGACGCCCACATCGGCGCTTAAGGTGGTCACCGGAGTCACCAAGGCCCCGGCAAGCCCTCCGCACGCCCCGGCCACGGCAAAGGCCGCCATGCGCACCCGTCCAGCGGGGATCCCCACCACCGCCGCGGCCGTCGGGTTGGAGGCCACGGCGCGCATGGCAAGCCCCAGATTCGTGCCCCGGAAAAACCACACGAGGGCGCCGATGGCGGCCACGGTCAGGGCCATCATCCACAAGGTTTGCGGCAGGACCATGGCCCCCCACAGACGCACGGGCACGTCTTCGGTAATGGGCGGGACCGCCATGCGGTTTTTGCCCCAGACCATCTGGATGGCGCCCCGGAGCACGATGGAGATCCCCACCGTCAGAAAGACGAGCACCAAAGGGTGGTTGGTGCGCGCAGGCCGAAGTCCCAGGCGCTCCACGAACATGGCCACCAAAGCCGTTCCCACCACTGCGGCCAGGAGCCCCACCGGTACCGGCAGCCCTGCCAGGACAGAGGCCGAATACAGCAACATCCCGCCCAGGGTCACCAGGTCCACCTGGACGAAATTGACGATGCCCATGGCCCCGTGCACTACACCGAACCCGAGGGCAATGAGGGCGTAGATGGCGCCATTGCCTAGCCCCGCCCATACGAATTGCATGAAATCCATGATACTCTCCCGCGCCTGGGCAGCAGGCGCCCAGCGGGGATACGGGAAAACGCCGCGCTGCTCAAGGCAGATGCACCGAGTTGTTACCGGACAATGATCTTGTCACTCTGGCTGGGACAATAAAAATGTCATCCCATGAAGACACGGGGTGACGTATTCATGAAGGCAAAGGAAGCGCGGCTGTATCGGTCTACGGTTTTTTGGACACGTTTTTTGTTCATCAAGCCGCGACGTTTACGGCCTCTTTCTGGATGGCCCGCACCGCTGCTGGAGTCTTGGAGCCGAGGAAAGTCCTAAAGCAACCCCCCATCCGGCGAACCGGATGGGGGGTATTACCGCTGTATGCAGCGGATTGCACTCTGGCTCCCTGGGACGGACTTGAACCGCCAACCTAGTGGTTAACAGCCACCCGCTCTGCCGATTGAGCTACCAGGGAGTGCTCGTGGCGAGAGCCCCTCTAGTGGGGCGGGGGGGCAGATGTCAAGCGCCAACTTGCCGCGTGTAAACAGCCAATGAAAATGTCACCTTTTGGGGACGGTTTGGGACAATAAAAATGTCATGGTTTTCCCCAATGGTTGTTGTTCCCCTGCCAAGGCCCCGGAGTTGTCTTCTGGGGGTTATGGATCGCCCTCGCTATGGGTTGAGGAGGGTGAAAATACCAGCGCCACGAGGATGCTGCCGCAAGGGAGCTCTGCTCCCGTTCCGGGCCGGAGCTCCGGCAAACCTGGGATTGTGCAGCTGCTCCGCATACGTGCCCAGAAAGTCGTTCGCCGCCTCCACGGTACGGATCCCTGCCAGGCGAAAAGCAATCACGAGACGGTTCTGCAGCGTCCTCCACAGCCGCTCGATGCGTCCCTTGGCCTGCGGCGACCGGGCAGCCGATGCAGCGCATTCCCAAGGTCTCCAGCACGCGGCCAAACTGGGTCTGGGGCGCGACGTTGCCTTGGAGCTCCTCTTCGCTTTGCCCTGTCCTTTGTGGACAAGGTCCACGGCTCCCTCCTCACGGTACCGATTTTTCCGTCGAATCACCTGCCGGCAGCGGGGGCCGAGGACTTCTCCCGCCTGCCGAAGCGTGAACGCTCCGGCTACTGCCTGCAGGGTCACCAACGCTCGCCGAGCTTCCTCTGCCTTCATGAATACGTCACCTAGTGTCTTCATGGGATGACATTTCTATTGTCCCAGCCAGGGTGACAATAGCATTGTCCGGGAACACCTTCAGGATGGCTCTTGACGGCTTGGGGCTCTGCGCATAAGAGCGGCTTCTCTTCCGCCAGGATAGCTCAGTTGGTAGAGCAGCTGATTCGTAATCAGCAGGCCGTGGGTTCAAGTCCCATTCCTGGCTCCACCGAATAATCGCGCCCCCTGGAGTGCTGCTCCAGGGGGCGTCGTTTTTGTCGTGGCCTCAAGGCTTTCCAAGCGCGGCCCAACCTCGCGCGGAGGCCGGGCCGCATGCTGACAGCTTGTCTGGTTACAAACAGCGCCCGGCCTGGAAGGCGGCGTGGTTCATCTGCCAGACCTCTGGCTTGGGGGCCACGCGGCGCAGGGCCTCCAGCCAGTAGTCCACGGGGAAGCTATTCCACGGCGCAAGGGTGGAGAGCACGCCGAGCATGACCACGTTGGCCGAGCGGCCGCTCACGTCGCCCAGGCGCAGGGCCTCGGCCTGGACGTCCACCCAGCGTACGGTAAAGGCCGAAAGTGCGGTCTCGATGCGTTCCCGCGTGGGATAGTCTTCAGGCTGCATGCCCCCGGGCAGGATGGTCGTGGGGGCGATGAGGATGGTGCCGTCCGGGGTAAGGAGGTCCACAAAACCGGGGCGCAGTACTTCGGCCTGCTCCATGGCCACCAGGCAGTGCACCGTGCCGGGCAAGGGGGCGGGACTCCAGGTGGTGCCGCAGGCAAAGGTGCTGATGACCGGTCCGCCCATCTGCGCCATGCCGTGGGTCTCGCCCTTGACGATGTTGGCGCCTTCGTAGCCCAGAAGGAAGGCCAGCTGGGTGAGGACCCGGCCGAAGAAGAGATTCCCCTGGCCGCCCACCCCGCGCACGGCCACGGACAGGCGCTCGGGTAGCGGCGTATAGGGGGAAAGCTCCCGGGCACCCGGGGCTTCGGGGATCTCCACGCAACCGGTGCGGCCGCAGACCTCGGGGGTGTGGGCGGAGAGTGCGCCGGTAGGGCACATCTGCGCGCACGCCGGTACGTTGCCGGCACAGCCCGAGCATTGCGGGGTCACCTGCGGCAGCCCCTCGGCGTCGGCAGTGAGCCCCGGGCAGATCTGGCACAGACCGCAGCGCACGCAGATCGTTGCATCCACGCTGACGCGGGTCTGCATGCGGTTTTTGGGGACCTTACGGATGCACATGCCGCGCACCACCAGTACGTGGAAGCCGCCGTCGGCAGCCCCCTGCAGTGCTTCTTGGAGCGCTTTTTCGATGCCTTTCTTGTCGTAGGCGTCCACGGTGTGCACCGTGGCGCCGTGGCCGCGCAGGCTCGCTTCCAGGTCGAAGACATTGGATTGTCCCGCCAGATTCACGGGTGAGGTGGGTGCGGGCTGGCCGCCGGTCATGGCGGTCCAGCTGTTGTCGAGGATGACTTTGACGCCGGGGACGTGGCGGAACAGGGCGTTGCGGGTGGCGTCCATGCCGCTGTGGCACTCGGTGCTGTCGCCCAGGACGGAGAGGCAGCGGCCCGCGGCCTCGGGTTTGGCAAGCACGTAGCCCGTGCGTTTGCCCTCGCTCGCCCCCATGGCCAGGACCGTGTCCATGGCCCCGAGGAAGTGGAGCAGGGTGTTGCAGCCGATGTCGCCGAACACGGCATCGAGTTTCCCTTTGCGCCGCATCTTGCCCACGATGAGCCCAAAGAGGCGGTACGGGCAGCCTGGGCAGATGAGCGGCGGCCGGGGGACCGGCGCAATGGACACGCCGGCGCGGGGAAGATCCACCCCCAGCCGGGCGGCCACTGTGGCCGGGCTCCATTCGGTGGTGGGGTCTGTGGGCGTTTTGCCGGATACGGCGATGCCGCGGCTTTGCAGGCGCTCCTCCAGGTAGCGCTGGCCGTCTTCCAGGACATGGATGGGGCCCTTCACCTGGGCAACGAAGGTTTCGATGGCCTTCCAGGGCAGGGGGTTGGTGAGGCCGAGGGCGAGCACATGGGGCTGGATGCCGAGGTGCTGGCAGGCCTCCTGCACGTGGAGGAGGTTCACTCCGTGGGTGATGATGCCGACAGGCTGGTTTCCGGCAAGACGCACGGGTGGCAGGATTTCCTCGGCCACGGCCTCCAGGGCGGGCAGGCGCTCGGCCAGGACCCGGTCGTAGGCCACGCGGGCCTTGGCCGGCAGGGTGACGAAGGGCGCAAAGCCTTGGCTGAGCTCCGCTTTGGGCCGGGTGGCAGTGGGCATGAGGCGCACCAAGCCTTCACAATGGCACAGGGTGCCGCTTGCCAGGATGGCCACCGGCGTATGGAAGCGGCGGCCGATGTCCGCGGCGAGTCCGGCGGATTCGTGGAGTTCCTGGTGGGTGCGCGGCTCGAGGATGGGAATGCCGCAGCTGCGCAGCAGCGCCTTGGGATCGAGGAGGTGCTGGGTAGAGCTCGGGGTGTAGTCCGAGGCGATGTAATAGATGAGGGCGCCGCGCGGCGCGCAGTAGAAGGCGCTGCTGGTGATGATGTCCGCGGCCTGGAAGAGGCCGGGGATCTTCATGGTCACCACGCAGTCGTTGCCCGCCAAGGTGTGGCCAAAGCCTACGGCCACGGCCACGGCCTCGTTGACCGACCAGCCGACGATCATACGGTCCTGCACCTGGGAGAGCCCCCGGTCGATGACTTCGGTGCTTGGGGTGCCGGGGTAGCCGTCAGCGGCGTGGATGCCGGCGCGCACGCACCCCAGGGCAAAGGCGATATTGCCTTGCAGGACCACCGGGGTGCCGCTTGGGGCGTCGCAGAGATCAGAAAAAGTCATGGCTTCCTCATTGGGGGTTGGGGTTGCGTTGGGCTTGGCGCACGAGGGTTTTCCAGCGGGCGGCCTCGGCCCAGGAAAAGCCTCCGGGCCGGCAGGGCCAGAGGGAGTTGTTGTGGGTGAGGGGCTCTTCGGCCAGGGGCCAGGGCGAGACGCGCACCGCCCGGGCAAAGAGCGGCGTCCCCGGGATGGGGGAGTAGAACGCAAGCTCCACGGGGATGCCCAAGCGGCTTGCTTCGGCAATGGTGGCCGCGGTGGCATCGTCGTCTTCGTCTGGCAGGCCAAAGAGCACGTAGGCGCGTACGTGCTCTGCCCCAAACCCGGCCGCGTGCAGGGCGGCCACTGCCTGTTCCCATTCCTCAAGGGTGAGTTTGACGTCAAGGCGGTGGTTGAAGTCCAGGGTCTCCAGGCCCAGGCGCAGGGTGCGCACCCCGCCGCGCCACAGGCGCCGGCAGACGTCAGGGGTCAGAGCGCGGATGTGCACGGCGTTGGGGGTATGCAGGGTCATGTGGTGCTCGGCGCACCAGGCAAGCGCTGGCCAGAGCCAGATTTCCGGGGCCACGAGCAGGGCGTCGTCGTAGAAGGCCACATGGCGGACCCCTTGGGCGTGCAGGCTCCCAAGGCGCTCGAGGACGAGACTCTTCGGCGCCTGGCAAAATCCCGGGGAAAGCAGCCGGCTTGCGCAGTAGGCGCAGGCAAAGGGACAGCCCCGGGAGCCGAGGATCACCCCGAAATCCGGGGATGCGTAGAGCTCGTGGGCAAGGCGCAGCCCGGCGTGGGCCGGTAGGCTCGGGGGAGAAGCACCCAAAAGCCGCCACAAGGCGGCCCAATTCTCAGGGGTTTCCAGGGGGCCGCAAATGCAGTGATCCGCCTCCAGGCGCCGGGCGTGTTCCGGGCAGAGGGTAGCATAAACGCCGCCCACCACCACCGGCACCCGGGGCCAAAGGCGTCGGCACAGGCGCACTGCCTCGTCCACGCCCGGATACCAATAGGTCATGATGGAGGTGACGAGCACCAGGTCCGGAGGCGGGGAGAGGGCGGCCAGGGCCGCTTGCACCCGCGTCGGATCGTGGCCGTAGCGGCAAAACCGCCGGGGCACCTGGGCGAAGATGGCGGGTTTGGGGATTTCGGCCTTGGGATAGGGACCTCGGCCGTCAGGATGGGGCCGGGGCCAGGGGACGTCAGCCCAGGTGCGCTCCAAGGTGTCCATGAGGGCCACCGAACAGCCGCATTGGGAGAGCATGGAGAGGGCCGAAAGCAGTCCTGCTGGCCGCGACCATAGGCCGTAGGCGGCAAAGTCGTGGATCCAGGGGTTGATGCCGAGGATGCGGGGACTATTTGCCTTCGGGGAGGATGTCCAGGTAATCCTGGGCCACCTTGGCCTCTGGGGTGCCGGGATGGTTTTTGACGATGGCATGAAACTGGGCCTTGGCCTCGGCGGTCTTGCCTTGGCGGAGGATGTTTTCCCCAAGGGCGAGTTTGAGGGCCACGGCATTGAGGTTGGCGGCGAGCCCTTCCTCCAGGGTGGCCTGGGCAGCGGCGAGGCCTCCCTTGCCTTCCTGGATTTGCGCCAGGAGCAGATATCCGGGCGTATAGAGCCAGTTGCGGCGGATGGCGAGCCGGGCCATGGCTTCGGCTTGGTCGGCTTGGCCGTGGCGCAGCAGCAGCCGGGCGAGGTTGGTGGCCGCCAGCTCCGGTGTGGCGTAGGTGAGGATGGCGATGGCCTTCTCGTAGGCCGCCTTGGCCTCCTCCCATTTGCCTTGTGCCTCGAGGACGCGGCCGAGGTTGTTCCAGCCTTCGCCGTATTCCGGGTCGAGCTCTACCGTGCGGGCGAAGGCCTTGCGGGCGTCGTCCACTTGGTCCAGGGCAAAGTAGGCGAGCCCCAGGTCGAAGTGGTAGCGTTTGAGCCCCTCGGCCCGGTCTGCGATGGCCATAAGCTCCTGCATGGCCAGTTGCGGCTTGCGGTTGGCGATGTATGCCTCCGCGAGATCCAGCCGTAAGGACACTTCCCTGGATCCGCTGCCCATATGGGCGCAGCTCGCAAGAATGAGCAGGGCGATGAGGAGGATGCGAGAGCAGACGGCGGGCATGGGTTCCTCCAGAGGGCTGGGAGGGATGCCCCTCCCAGCGGCTAGACGACTTTGTTCAGCGCATACTCGATGATGTCCTGGGCCCCGACGGCAAGGAGCTTAGGGATGAGGTCGCGCACCTGGCGGCGCTCCACCACCGTCTCGACGGACAGCCAGTCGGACCGGTAGAGGTGGGCCACCGTGGGCGCGTTCATGCTCGGCAAGACCCCCATGATGGCATCCACTTTGTCCGCGGGCGCGTTCATCTTCAAGGCCACCATGGTTTCGGCGCGCAAGGCCCCCTGGAGTAGGGTGTTGAGGATCTCGATCTTGCGGCGCTTCCAGGGGTCTTCCCAGGCCTTCTTGTTGGCGATGAGCTGGGTGTTGGTCTGCAGGAGTTCGGCGATGATGCGCAGCCCATGGGCCTTGATGGTGGTGCCGGTCTCGGTGATCTCCACGATGGCGTCGGCGAGCCCCTCCACCACCTTGGCCTCGGTGGCGCCCCAGGAATATTCCACCTCCACCGGGATGCCGGCCTCGGCAAAGTAGCGGCGGGTAAAGCCCACGAACTCCGTGGCGATCTTCTTGCCAGCCAGGTCTTCCGGACGACGGTAGGGGGAGTCGCCGGCCACGGCGAGTACCCAGCGTGCGGGCCGGTTACTGGCCTTGGAGTAGATGAGATCCGCCACCACCACGACGTCGGATTCGTTTTCCAGGATCCAGTCCTTGCCGGTGAGCCCAGCGTCCAGCACCCCGGACTCCACGTAGCGAGCCATTTCCTGGGCCCGGCACAGGGCGAGGGAGAGTTCGGGGTCATCCACCTCCGGAAAGTAATTGCGGTGGTGGGAGGTGATCTTCCACCCAGCCTTGGCAAAGAGTTTGACGGTGGCCTCTTCCAGGGAACCCTTGGGGATTCCCAGACGCAAGCGGGGTTCGTCCATTATTGATATACCTCCTTGGGATCGAAGATGATGGGAGAGCACTTTCGCCACGAGCCATCGGGCAGGCGCTCGGTATAGAAACAGCTGCGGTGGCCGGTGTGGCAGGCGGCGCCGCCCACCTGTTCCACCACGAGCAAAACGGTATCGGCATCGCAGTCCAGGCGGATGGCGCGGACCTTTTGCACGTGTCCGGAAGTGCCGCCCTTGTGCCAGAGTGTCTGGCGGCTGCGGCTGTAGTAGTGGGCCTCTCCGGTGGCGAGGGTGGCCTCCCAGGCGGCTTCGTTCATATAGGCGAGCATGAGCACCTCGCCGGTGGCGGCGTCTTGGGCGATGGCTGGCACGAGGCCGCCACACTTGGCAAAATCAGGTTTGTGCATGGGCGGTTCCTTGGGTGGCGAGTTGTCCACAGGCCGCGGCGATGTCCTGGCCCTTGCTCTTGCGCAGCGTCACCGTGAAGCCTTTGCGCCGCAAGAGGTCTTCAAAGGCGAGGACCGCGTCGGGGGCGGGGGCCTGGTAGGTCGCGCCGGGCGTGGGATTGTAGGCGATGAGATTGACCTTGCATTTGAGGTGGGAGAGCAGCCGCACCAAATCCCGGGCGTGGGCAAGGGTGTCGTTGACCCCGCCAAGGAGCAGATACTCGATGGTGATGCGCTCCCGGGGCCGCAGGGGGTAGCGGCGAAGCGCCGCCATGAGCTCGGTGATCTCCCAGCCTGCCGCCTTGGGCATGATGCGCGCCCGCAGCTCTTGGGTGGGCGCATGGAGCGAGATGGCCGGCAGGGCGAGGTCTTCTTCGGCGAGAAGCTGAAGCGTACCGGGGATGCCGCAGGTGGAAAGGGTCACGCGGCGGCGGGAGAAGCTCAGCCCCTCGGGGTGCGTCAGGATGTGGAGGGCGCGGCGCACGTTGGGCCAATTGAGAAAGGGCTCGCCCATCCCCATGAACACGAGGTTGGTGATGGGTTTTTGTGGGACGTTTTCCTCTGCCCAGAGGCGGGCGGCAAGCACCTGGGCGGCGATCTCGCCGCCGGTCATGTTGCGCCGAAGGCCCATGGTCCCGGTGGCGCAGAAGGTGCAGGCCATGGGGCAGCCCACCTGGCAGGACAGGCATTGGGTGA
It encodes the following:
- a CDS encoding ABC transporter ATP-binding protein; amino-acid sequence: MLRLEGVTKRFGGLTALDGVGFAVTPGSITALIGPNGAGKSTLLDCLFGVRRVDAGSIRLGEHELTMLPTHAIVRLGLARTFQNLRLAPHETVLANVLAGLVARTPFSLTAAILRLPAARHAERACRLAALEALDRLGLAAKARWPAGVLSYGDKKRLELARALVADPLVLVLDEPVAGLNRAETETVEAELVRLRRAGRTVLLVEHDMDMVMRLADQVVVLDGGRRIAVGTPAQVQRNPLVLEAYLGQMEVVA
- a CDS encoding branched-chain amino acid ABC transporter permease, with protein sequence MDGLTRARWLHFFWSHRLGLGVLAAAGAVLLFPWYTDNPYTMGLTNRIALMSIAVLGLNLFMGCTGQISLGHAAFMAVGAYTSGILTVHAGWSPWLALAVAVAAAAGLSLAVGVPLLRLSGHALAMATLACNVVVHHVLLQEDRWTGGPSGLAGIPPLTVAQWAVDDPVRLHVVLWLVVLVVMFGGLNLVRSLPGRGLMVLAADEVCAACLGVPVARAKVFLWTLSAVLAAVAGSLFAHTYGFVSPDSFGIFVSTDLAIMVVLGGMGSVWGSVLGAAVIVLLPEFSELAETYKEFVHGGILVAILLVAPQGMIRGIRQAVALAWWRAQRGRSDAAA
- a CDS encoding branched-chain amino acid ABC transporter permease produces the protein MDFMQFVWAGLGNGAIYALIALGFGVVHGAMGIVNFVQVDLVTLGGMLLYSASVLAGLPVPVGLLAAVVGTALVAMFVERLGLRPARTNHPLVLVFLTVGISIVLRGAIQMVWGKNRMAVPPITEDVPVRLWGAMVLPQTLWMMALTVAAIGALVWFFRGTNLGLAMRAVASNPTAAAVVGIPAGRVRMAAFAVAGACGGLAGALVTPVTTLSADVGVLLGLKGFAAAILGGFGSFPGAVAGGVLLGLVESLAAAYVSSAYKDALAFVVLVLVLCWRPSGIVRQ
- a CDS encoding 2-oxoacid:acceptor oxidoreductase family protein → MTFSDLCDAPSGTPVVLQGNIAFALGCVRAGIHAADGYPGTPSTEVIDRGLSQVQDRMIVGWSVNEAVAVAVGFGHTLAGNDCVVTMKIPGLFQAADIITSSAFYCAPRGALIYYIASDYTPSSTQHLLDPKALLRSCGIPILEPRTHQELHESAGLAADIGRRFHTPVAILASGTLCHCEGLVRLMPTATRPKAELSQGFAPFVTLPAKARVAYDRVLAERLPALEAVAEEILPPVRLAGNQPVGIITHGVNLLHVQEACQHLGIQPHVLALGLTNPLPWKAIETFVAQVKGPIHVLEDGQRYLEERLQSRGIAVSGKTPTDPTTEWSPATVAARLGVDLPRAGVSIAPVPRPPLICPGCPYRLFGLIVGKMRRKGKLDAVFGDIGCNTLLHFLGAMDTVLAMGASEGKRTGYVLAKPEAAGRCLSVLGDSTECHSGMDATRNALFRHVPGVKVILDNSWTAMTGGQPAPTSPVNLAGQSNVFDLEASLRGHGATVHTVDAYDKKGIEKALQEALQGAADGGFHVLVVRGMCIRKVPKNRMQTRVSVDATICVRCGLCQICPGLTADAEGLPQVTPQCSGCAGNVPACAQMCPTGALSAHTPEVCGRTGCVEIPEAPGARELSPYTPLPERLSVAVRGVGGQGNLFFGRVLTQLAFLLGYEGANIVKGETHGMAQMGGPVISTFACGTTWSPAPLPGTVHCLVAMEQAEVLRPGFVDLLTPDGTILIAPTTILPGGMQPEDYPTRERIETALSAFTVRWVDVQAEALRLGDVSGRSANVVMLGVLSTLAPWNSFPVDYWLEALRRVAPKPEVWQMNHAAFQAGRCL
- a CDS encoding radical SAM protein → MPSSKTIPAPQRPRWPRITWTSSPKANSPRILGINPWIHDFAAYGLWSRPAGLLSALSMLSQCGCSVALMDTLERTWADVPWPRPHPDGRGPYPKAEIPKPAIFAQVPRRFCRYGHDPTRVQAALAALSPPPDLVLVTSIMTYWYPGVDEAVRLCRRLWPRVPVVVGGVYATLCPEHARRLEADHCICGPLETPENWAALWRLLGASPPSLPAHAGLRLAHELYASPDFGVILGSRGCPFACAYCASRLLSPGFCQAPKSLVLERLGSLHAQGVRHVAFYDDALLVAPEIWLWPALAWCAEHHMTLHTPNAVHIRALTPDVCRRLWRGGVRTLRLGLETLDFNHRLDVKLTLEEWEQAVAALHAAGFGAEHVRAYVLFGLPDEDDDATAATIAEASRLGIPVELAFYSPIPGTPLFARAVRVSPWPLAEEPLTHNNSLWPCRPGGFSWAEAARWKTLVRQAQRNPNPQ
- a CDS encoding tetratricopeptide repeat protein, which encodes MPAVCSRILLIALLILASCAHMGSGSREVSLRLDLAEAYIANRKPQLAMQELMAIADRAEGLKRYHFDLGLAYFALDQVDDARKAFARTVELDPEYGEGWNNLGRVLEAQGKWEEAKAAYEKAIAILTYATPELAATNLARLLLRHGQADQAEAMARLAIRRNWLYTPGYLLLAQIQEGKGGLAAAQATLEEGLAANLNAVALKLALGENILRQGKTAEAKAQFHAIVKNHPGTPEAKVAQDYLDILPEGK
- the hisG gene encoding ATP phosphoribosyltransferase; the protein is MDEPRLRLGIPKGSLEEATVKLFAKAGWKITSHHRNYFPEVDDPELSLALCRAQEMARYVESGVLDAGLTGKDWILENESDVVVVADLIYSKASNRPARWVLAVAGDSPYRRPEDLAGKKIATEFVGFTRRYFAEAGIPVEVEYSWGATEAKVVEGLADAIVEITETGTTIKAHGLRIIAELLQTNTQLIANKKAWEDPWKRRKIEILNTLLQGALRAETMVALKMNAPADKVDAIMGVLPSMNAPTVAHLYRSDWLSVETVVERRQVRDLIPKLLAVGAQDIIEYALNKVV
- the hisI gene encoding phosphoribosyl-AMP cyclohydrolase produces the protein MHKPDFAKCGGLVPAIAQDAATGEVLMLAYMNEAAWEATLATGEAHYYSRSRQTLWHKGGTSGHVQKVRAIRLDCDADTVLLVVEQVGGAACHTGHRSCFYTERLPDGSWRKCSPIIFDPKEVYQ
- the rlmN gene encoding 23S rRNA (adenine(2503)-C(2))-methyltransferase RlmN; its protein translation is MDTPNLLDFTLPELEDFVSRRGHPPFRGRQLWQWLWRRGQLDVAAMTNLAKALRAELSATASARLPRIAQVQQSQDGTVKFLLTLHDGAQVETVLIPDDDRFTQCLSCQVGCPMACTFCATGTMGLRRNMTGGEIAAQVLAARLWAEENVPQKPITNLVFMGMGEPFLNWPNVRRALHILTHPEGLSFSRRRVTLSTCGIPGTLQLLAEEDLALPAISLHAPTQELRARIMPKAAGWEITELMAALRRYPLRPRERITIEYLLLGGVNDTLAHARDLVRLLSHLKCKVNLIAYNPTPGATYQAPAPDAVLAFEDLLRRKGFTVTLRKSKGQDIAAACGQLATQGTAHAQT